Proteins encoded together in one Hevea brasiliensis isolate MT/VB/25A 57/8 chromosome 16, ASM3005281v1, whole genome shotgun sequence window:
- the LOC110648962 gene encoding uncharacterized protein LOC110648962, translating into MVLSWITHSLSHSIAQSILWIDTAIEVWKDLQDRFSQGDIFCILDLQEEIYAFKQGDLSVTDYSTQLKIIWDELENFRPIPQCSCPTHCSCGALTTVKTYRHNDYVIRFLKGLNDQFTTVKSQIMLLESLPSINKVFSLVIQQERQLNSGLLIEPKILVNITNNFQNNVLTQQSNFQKNVFGKGTAVESVNNRKSSSQNDNKVCTYRGRPRHTEETCYRKHGFPPGFKFKNSSGAVINNISSYQTEDSKGFDSNEKSATQPLPQ; encoded by the coding sequence ATGGTATTATCTTGGATAACTCATTCTTTATCACATTCTATTGCACAAAGCATCTTGTGGATTGATACTGCTATAGAAGTTTGGAAGGATCTCCAAGACAGATTCTCTCAAGGAGATATTTTTTGCATACTTGATCTTCAAGAAGAAATTTATGCCTTTAAACAAGGTGATCTTTCTGTCACAGATTATTCCACTCAATTAAAGATTATATGGGATGAATTAGAGAATTTCAGGCCAATTCCACAATGTTCTTGCCCCACTCATTGTTCCTGTGGTGCTCTTACTACTGTCAAAACCTATAGACACAATGATTATGTCATTAGGTTTCTAAAAGGACTGAATGATCAGTTTACTACAGTCAAATCACAGATTATGTTGCTAGAGTCTCTACCTTCAATTAATAAGGTGTTTTCCTTAGTGATTCAACAAGAAAGGCAACTGAATTCTGGATTACTTATTGAACCTAAAATTTTGGTGAACATAACGAATAATTTTCAGAATAATGTGCTTACACAGCAAAGTAATTTTCAAAAGAATGTGTTTGGGAAAGGTACTGCTGTTGAATCAGTGAATAACAGGAAATCTAGTTCTCAGAATGATAATAAGGTTTGCACATATCGTGGCAGACCAAGGCATACAGAGGAAACATGCTATAGAAAACATGGATTTCCACCTGGATTCAAATTTAAGAATTCATCTGGTGCTGTTATCAACAATATTTCCTCTTATCAGACTGAAGATTCTAAAGGTTTTGATTCCAATGAAAAATCTGCTACTCAACCTTTACCACAATGA